The DNA window TTTTAAGGGAAAATATGACTTTTTCCAAAGTTACAGTCAGGATACAAAACTTTCTTTGTGGGTTCCATCCCAACTTTCCTAATTTTTTGTTAAACCAGTCTTGGTGGACACACATCAGACCCATGAGATGAAGTGGGACAGAGTTAGTCTTCCATAGTATCTAAATTCCCTTTCTCAGAAAATATTTGATTGAGGAAAATCGTATCTGCCTAATCTTCTAGCAGCTTGTATTTATTCAtcctatttagagatgagcgagtagtatttgatcgactaggtattcgattgaatacttcggtattcgaaatactcgtacttgatcgagtaccactcgctaatgcaaaagttcgatgcagaaccagcattgattggccgaatgctatacagtcggccaatcaacgctggttcttctcctacctttagaagtcttctccgtgcagcttccccgcggcgtcttccggctcttcattcactctaccaggcatcgagcctgggcagagccaactgcgcatatccgcttgtagtgcggacatgcgcagtcggctctgcccaagcccgatgcctggcagagtgaatgaagagccggaagacgccgcggggatgctgcatggagaagacttctcggaggatccagcccgaccctcactcgtggacttggtaagtataatttgattgaacgttgcctacccctgaaatgagcattttccccccatagactataatagggttcgatattcgatttgagtagttgaatattgaggggctactcgaaacgaatatcgaacctcgaacattttactgttcactcatctctaatcctattcCTTCAGAATCTCAAAATATTCAGAAACctcctcactagggttgagccgatcttgagatttcaggattgattttaaaatccgatttccgatcattttccaggcgatcccgatctcaatcgtgaaatttgctcgattgccgatcgggatccgattctTCCTGATTGCTGaaacctaattgtatattatatatacggttgggttgagccgatcttgagatttcaaaatcagattaacgatcattttccaggcgatcccgatcgtgaaatttgctcgatcgccgatcggaatctgatctatcccgatcccgatcgctcaaccctacacctCACTCAAGACAAACCAATCTAATGTAACATTCTAAATACTATAACTACTGTCCAGCAATCCATACATCAACCCAGTCTTTTATATTACAGGTTCTTGAAGGTTAATTTCCCTTCTCTCCATGTTGACTCCAATATATGCTTTAAAGGGGCcttcctatctacaggatagggcataacttgcagatcagtgaggctctgaccgctgagacccccacagatcaggatAACAGGGGAGTTTAGTCCAATATTTTGAATGGATCAGTGGTTTTCATTTTGATGGGAGAGTCAAGAATAGCCAAACTCGGCTGGAGTGATGTGTGTGCTGCCTGACCACTGTAtcacaccactccattcagaacaggggaTAAACCCCCTCTTTATCCTAATTGGTGTGGGTCAGAgttcactgatctgcaagttattccctatccttcagtttggggtctcgtcgttcttgtttgggacgtgtgggtatgggGGACATAGAGTGGGTGGGTGATGGGCCTAAAGGTCTTTGGGTGGTAGGTGGGGGAGGTTTAATAGTCTCTGGGGTCTCATCATTCTTgtctggtggcagctggacacgtattgggcagcaatccctacagtggactcctcttctccaagtaggatgtagagtttcctcttctcatcgaTTGATTCGCACCCCCTTGCCACTGCCCACCTGAAAGTACAGTATCCAAGTAACATATCAgcaaccaaaactaacagcacttattgctcaggaataggggggactagagaaaaaaatccagctgCACCAAAGTCACTGGAATAGAGCTTGTTAAAGAATGGAAAGAACTGGAGTTTTTGgagttggtgacaggtcctctttaatgattgTTACAAGGACAGAGTGTCTACTAAATGCATATTTTATGGTTTATAGACAGAACAGGTGCAAGGAGGATTTACATAGACTGAAACTTGCTGGATGGATTTTCATATCTAACAAGAGCAAGAGGAGAGGATCACACAGTCTGAAGCTGGACTCTAAAGTCAGATCTCTTGACATCAAATATCGAAGGAGAACACAAAGATGACACTATTTTCCCTGCAGAATGTTGTCCTCGCTCTGATTTGTATCCAGTGCACTGTGGGCATCATACTCAATGGCTTCATCGTGGCTACTAATATCAACAACTGGAGAAGACTGAAGACTTTGCAGACCTGTGATAAGATCTTGGGCTGCCTGGCCACTTCCAGATGTTTGCTTCTTTTCCTTATAACATTATTGAAAGCCCTGTTTATATTTTTCCATCAGTTATTTCTAAGCCCAGTGTTTGTTTCATCAATGTTCGTGGGCATACTATTACTGAACCATGCCAATCTTTGGTTTGCTACCATCTTGTGTGTTTTCTATTGTGTGAAGATCACAAACTACAGCCATAAGTTCTTCATCTTCCTGAAGACCAGGATCTCCTCTCTAGTCCATTGGTTCATTCTTGCATCCCTGTCAATCTCTGTAACTTCCAGTCTACCATGTGGTTGGTATGTTTATCGTCTTGACCAGCAAGAGTATTCTTCTGTGTTGGTGGAAAATTCAACCTTCACCAAAGTTATGATA is part of the Leptodactylus fuscus isolate aLepFus1 chromosome 3, aLepFus1.hap2, whole genome shotgun sequence genome and encodes:
- the LOC142198608 gene encoding taste receptor type 2 member 40-like; its protein translation is MTLFSLQNVVLALICIQCTVGIILNGFIVATNINNWRRLKTLQTCDKILGCLATSRCLLLFLITLLKALFIFFHQLFLSPVFVSSMFVGILLLNHANLWFATILCVFYCVKITNYSHKFFIFLKTRISSLVHWFILASLSISVTSSLPCGWYVYRLDQQEYSSVLVENSTFTKVMIYPNTQIQFLMFLMGSLPSFLIFCVAILLLIHSLWVHIRHMSCNGTDFGSPRLEVHVRAVKSMSLFIMLQILYFVCMNIRVSPTYNVSSTWKTLINVIICIPPVLHSLYIIFSTKKLRETFLQGFGVFKVD